Proteins from a genomic interval of Rhodothermus marinus:
- a CDS encoding ferritin-like domain-containing protein: MPTVKTMETEVKEVTREQLIKGLNEDLAHEYQAIMMYTTYAAMTSGIHRPLLKEFFEGEIPEELRHAQFLANKITALGGLPTTKPAPVKLVESNRAMLEEVLKAEEETIARYVQRRNQAEAFGDYGLVNDLEEIISDETRHKEETEKLLRGMTEH, from the coding sequence ATGCCGACGGTGAAAACCATGGAAACGGAAGTCAAAGAAGTCACGCGGGAGCAGCTCATCAAAGGGCTCAACGAAGACCTGGCGCACGAGTACCAGGCCATCATGATGTACACCACGTATGCCGCCATGACGAGCGGCATCCATCGGCCGCTGTTGAAGGAGTTCTTTGAAGGAGAAATTCCGGAAGAGCTGCGCCATGCGCAGTTTCTGGCCAACAAAATCACGGCGCTGGGTGGTCTGCCCACCACCAAACCGGCGCCAGTGAAACTGGTGGAAAGCAACCGGGCCATGCTGGAGGAGGTCCTGAAGGCCGAAGAGGAGACGATCGCCCGCTATGTGCAGCGGCGCAATCAGGCCGAGGCCTTCGGTGACTACGGGCTGGTGAACGACCTGGAAGAGATTATCAGCGACGAGACGCGCCACAAGGAGGAGACCGAGAAGCTGCTGCGTGGCATGACGGAACACTGA
- a CDS encoding glycoside hydrolase family 3 protein: protein MKHLVIGCLMLGLVAAGCQKAEQQPPSTAAFPPLSSYDEQARALLAQMTLEEKIGQMIQAEQAFLQDPYDIQTYHLGSILSGGNSDPADGNSLEAWTEVYDSLQAIALRTRLGIPLLYGIDAVHGHSNVEGAVVFPHHIGLGATRDPDLVERVYRITAIEMRATGIHWNFAPCIAVARDERWGRTYESFSEDPELVATLGAAAVRGLQNGGLNNPLAVLASAKHFAGDGGTAFGTGGPQGALLDQGDVRLDEATFRRIHVRPYIDAIQAGVGSIMVSYSSWNGVKMTGHKYMLTDVLKGELGFEGIVISDYNAIDQVHPDYKTAIEISINAGIDMAMVPTRYREFFQLLKELVEEGRVPMERIDDAVLRILRVKFAMGLMDGPEHVFADRSLWAKFGSAEHRAVAREAVRKSLVLLKNENQTLPLAKDLGRIHVAGLHADNLGYQAGGWTIDWQGGSGDITEGTTILEAIRKAVAPGTEVTYSEDGSGAAGADVAIAVIGERPYAEFLGDRSDLSLDPDDVAVVRRLKEAGVPVVVILISGRPMIINDVLEMADAFIAAWLPGSEGDGVADVLFGDYAPTGKLPFSWPRSMDQIPINVGDEDYDPLFPFGYGLTY from the coding sequence ATGAAGCACCTGGTAATCGGCTGCCTTATGCTTGGACTCGTAGCGGCCGGCTGTCAGAAAGCGGAGCAGCAACCCCCTTCGACGGCCGCGTTTCCTCCGCTCTCCAGTTACGACGAGCAGGCCCGCGCCCTGCTGGCACAGATGACCCTGGAGGAGAAAATCGGTCAAATGATTCAGGCCGAACAGGCCTTTCTCCAGGATCCCTACGACATCCAGACCTACCACCTGGGCTCCATTCTGAGCGGCGGCAATTCGGATCCGGCCGACGGTAACAGCCTGGAGGCCTGGACCGAGGTGTACGACAGCCTGCAGGCCATTGCGCTGCGCACGCGGTTGGGCATTCCGCTGCTCTACGGCATCGACGCCGTGCACGGCCACAGCAACGTCGAGGGAGCCGTGGTTTTTCCGCACCACATCGGGCTGGGAGCCACGCGCGACCCGGACCTGGTGGAGCGGGTCTATCGCATTACGGCCATCGAAATGCGGGCCACCGGTATTCACTGGAATTTCGCGCCGTGCATTGCCGTGGCGCGGGACGAACGCTGGGGCCGCACTTACGAGAGCTTCTCGGAAGATCCGGAACTGGTGGCCACGCTGGGTGCGGCGGCCGTGCGCGGCCTGCAGAATGGCGGGCTGAACAACCCGCTGGCCGTGCTGGCCTCGGCCAAGCACTTTGCCGGCGACGGCGGTACGGCCTTCGGCACCGGTGGGCCGCAGGGGGCGCTGCTGGATCAGGGCGATGTGCGGCTGGACGAGGCCACGTTCCGCCGCATTCATGTGCGGCCCTACATCGACGCCATCCAGGCCGGCGTGGGCTCGATCATGGTGTCCTACAGCAGCTGGAACGGCGTCAAGATGACCGGCCACAAGTACATGCTCACCGACGTGCTGAAGGGCGAGCTGGGCTTTGAGGGCATCGTGATTTCCGACTACAATGCCATCGATCAGGTCCATCCCGACTACAAGACGGCCATCGAGATTTCCATCAATGCGGGCATCGACATGGCCATGGTGCCCACTCGCTACCGCGAGTTTTTCCAGCTTCTGAAAGAGCTGGTCGAAGAAGGGCGGGTGCCCATGGAGCGCATCGACGACGCCGTGCTGCGCATCCTGCGCGTCAAATTCGCCATGGGGCTGATGGATGGCCCCGAGCACGTGTTCGCCGATCGGAGTCTGTGGGCGAAGTTCGGTTCGGCTGAGCACCGGGCCGTGGCCCGCGAGGCGGTGCGCAAATCGCTGGTGCTCCTGAAGAATGAAAACCAGACGTTGCCGCTGGCCAAAGACCTCGGCCGTATCCATGTGGCCGGGCTGCACGCCGACAACCTGGGCTATCAGGCGGGTGGCTGGACGATCGACTGGCAGGGCGGAAGCGGCGACATCACCGAAGGCACCACGATCCTGGAAGCCATCCGGAAGGCGGTGGCACCCGGTACCGAGGTGACCTACTCGGAAGATGGCTCCGGTGCGGCCGGCGCCGACGTGGCCATCGCGGTGATCGGCGAGCGGCCCTACGCCGAGTTTCTGGGCGATCGCTCCGATTTGTCGCTCGATCCGGACGACGTGGCCGTGGTGCGGCGCCTGAAAGAAGCCGGCGTACCCGTGGTGGTGATCCTGATCTCCGGGCGCCCGATGATCATCAACGACGTGCTCGAAATGGCCGACGCCTTCATCGCGGCCTGGCTTCCGGGCAGCGAAGGCGATGGCGTGGCCGACGTGCTCTTTGGCGACTACGCTCCGACCGGTAAGCTGCCGTTCTCCTGGCCGCGCTCGATGGATCAGATCCCCATCAACGTGGGCGACGAAGACTATGATCCGCTGTTTCCCTTCGGCTATGGCCTGACCTACTGA
- a CDS encoding RNA polymerase sigma-70 factor produces the protein MALVQPGQTSTSSDTRVGSLSAQEYDWIRRIRQGDGEAYAELFRCYYGRLCRFAQGVLGDEEAAYEVVQEVFLRIWERRQRWQPTHSLRLYLYQAVRNEAFNFRRRQQLRRRWQVDGLQLPVHRTCGDPDGLQRLQAEEFRQALEQAIASLPERRRLTFLLHRERGFTYAEIARIMGVSPKTVSNQLTEAVKYLRACLASFLAQ, from the coding sequence ATGGCCTTGGTGCAGCCCGGGCAAACCTCGACATCGTCGGACACGCGCGTCGGTTCGCTGTCGGCCCAGGAGTACGACTGGATCCGGCGCATCCGACAGGGAGACGGCGAAGCCTATGCCGAACTGTTTCGGTGCTACTACGGTCGGCTCTGTCGCTTTGCGCAGGGTGTGCTGGGCGACGAAGAGGCGGCGTATGAGGTGGTCCAGGAGGTCTTTCTGCGCATCTGGGAGCGGCGCCAGCGCTGGCAACCCACGCACTCGCTCCGGCTGTACCTCTATCAGGCCGTGCGCAACGAGGCATTCAACTTTCGGCGCCGACAGCAACTGCGGCGTCGATGGCAGGTCGATGGGCTGCAACTCCCCGTACATCGAACGTGTGGCGATCCCGACGGTCTCCAGCGCCTGCAGGCCGAAGAGTTTCGGCAAGCTCTGGAGCAGGCCATCGCCTCCCTTCCGGAGCGTCGGCGGTTGACCTTTCTGTTGCATCGCGAACGCGGCTTCACCTATGCAGAAATTGCCCGGATTATGGGGGTCTCGCCCAAGACGGTGAGTAACCAGCTGACCGAAGCCGTCAAATACCTCCGGGCCTGTCTGGCATCTTTTCTGGCCCAATAG
- a CDS encoding polysaccharide biosynthesis/export family protein — protein sequence MRHMRWSGFVGGFLWLWLALPLYGQELPQRQGQALPLQRLLQQQLERPAESLALEGPVDAATYRVGPGDVLTVMIGGAFGQTLQAEVSAEGKLTLAELGTLTVAGKTLAAVRDTVRRFLQPHFARVPIDVVLSRPRSFYVHITGAVPNPGRVRTTAIARVSDILEQAFAPLSDATTPQATEATTETPVVPSAAFLKAYRAEASGNFVPALRNVLLHRNGTTLRLDLLRYYTTGSLAQNPYLQDGDVVEVPAFHVQRDAVTIQGPIPYPGAYDVRPDDTVLDLLAVAAGPDGLRRLKEVRLVRRSMPPQLIALDTLLAHPERAPSLQAGDRVIVTSTETATAAAYGFVRYPGTYPIEHGKTTVRQLIELAGGLLPEANPRVAYIERTRSFYFKGTAQATDLDFFGRFYLHQSLQANRVVVNVADILEGKAPDLPLYEGDRVVIPRDEQTVFVTGHVASPGYVPYHPGQPARYYIMQAGGPGPQARAIYVFDAGTGQVRRGPEAPVYSGDTIFVDRQPVADTPEVAQLVLNDQISRRQHRILTVQTILTGISTIVGIVTAYAAITR from the coding sequence ATGCGTCACATGCGCTGGTCTGGCTTTGTTGGCGGATTTCTGTGGCTGTGGCTTGCCCTTCCACTTTACGGACAGGAACTTCCACAGCGTCAAGGACAGGCGCTGCCGCTCCAGCGCCTTTTGCAGCAACAACTGGAACGTCCGGCGGAAAGCCTTGCGCTGGAGGGTCCCGTTGATGCGGCGACTTACCGGGTGGGTCCCGGCGACGTGCTGACCGTCATGATCGGCGGGGCTTTCGGCCAGACGCTGCAGGCCGAAGTGTCGGCGGAAGGCAAGCTGACACTGGCCGAACTCGGCACCCTGACCGTAGCGGGGAAAACGCTGGCGGCCGTGCGGGATACGGTACGTCGGTTTCTGCAACCTCATTTTGCCCGGGTCCCGATCGACGTCGTGCTGAGCCGTCCCCGTTCGTTTTATGTGCACATCACCGGCGCCGTCCCCAACCCAGGGCGCGTGCGCACGACAGCAATCGCGCGCGTCAGCGACATCCTCGAACAGGCCTTCGCGCCGCTGTCCGATGCAACGACGCCACAAGCAACCGAAGCAACCACGGAAACCCCGGTTGTACCATCTGCTGCTTTTTTAAAAGCATATCGAGCGGAGGCTTCTGGGAATTTTGTACCAGCGCTTCGCAACGTGCTGCTTCATCGCAACGGAACGACGCTGCGCCTCGACTTACTTCGCTATTATACCACGGGATCGCTTGCTCAGAATCCCTACCTGCAGGACGGCGACGTCGTCGAAGTCCCGGCCTTTCACGTGCAACGGGACGCCGTTACCATTCAGGGGCCCATTCCTTATCCGGGAGCCTATGACGTGCGCCCCGACGACACGGTCCTGGACCTTTTAGCCGTCGCCGCGGGGCCGGACGGCCTGCGCCGCCTCAAAGAAGTTCGCCTTGTTCGTCGGTCAATGCCCCCGCAGCTGATTGCGCTCGACACCCTGCTGGCACATCCAGAACGGGCACCTTCGCTGCAGGCAGGCGATCGCGTGATTGTTACCAGCACGGAAACGGCTACGGCCGCCGCCTATGGTTTCGTCCGCTATCCCGGGACCTACCCGATCGAACACGGAAAGACCACGGTGCGACAACTGATCGAACTGGCCGGAGGTCTTCTGCCGGAAGCCAACCCTCGCGTTGCCTACATCGAACGCACCCGATCCTTCTACTTCAAGGGCACCGCCCAGGCCACCGATCTGGATTTCTTTGGCCGGTTCTATCTGCATCAATCCCTACAGGCCAATCGGGTTGTGGTTAACGTTGCGGACATCCTGGAAGGAAAAGCTCCCGACCTTCCGCTCTACGAGGGCGACCGTGTGGTTATCCCGAGAGATGAACAGACCGTCTTTGTGACCGGCCATGTGGCCAGCCCCGGCTATGTCCCCTACCATCCCGGTCAGCCCGCGCGGTACTACATCATGCAAGCCGGAGGCCCGGGTCCTCAAGCCCGTGCCATCTATGTCTTTGACGCGGGCACCGGACAGGTTCGCCGTGGACCAGAGGCGCCGGTTTATTCCGGCGATACGATTTTTGTCGATCGACAGCCGGTGGCCGACACCCCGGAAGTGGCACAACTCGTGCTGAACGACCAGATCTCCCGCCGCCAGCATCGCATTCTGACCGTTCAGACCATCCTTACCGGAATCTCCACCATCGTTGGCATCGTTACCGCCTATGCCGCCATCACGCGTTGA
- a CDS encoding flavin monoamine oxidase family protein has product MTRAVRERRPHQDVIVVGAGAAGLAAAEALGRAGLSVWLLEARDRIGGRIRTWRDPIFPVPVELGAEFVHGRPAVTLQWLRRAGIGLIRVPEVHGLFLDGRMQAIDLLQTLRPMLERLPDPKAPDRAFSTFLEQDLSGDELIATRAMARIVAEGFEAADSEQLSVQALAEDWRLRGDEADDYPQFRPLGGYDRLVAALYRSLDPERVHVYLQTIVHTVRWEPGHVEVEAQQAGKKRRFRARALVLTVPLPLLRDEGEFALRFDPPLPERWRTALAQLGMGAAVRVNLCFREAFWERNASFRELAFVHAPDESFTTIWHPLPLHVPVLLAWAGGPAAWRLHDWPAEEIIQEALRTIGRISGVRDPGRYLIGACLHDWQRDPFAQGAYSYVRPGGLEARRTLCRPIEDTIFLAGEATDLEESATVAGALQSGYRAARDLLTALAGEPVTVPSD; this is encoded by the coding sequence ATGACACGCGCCGTCAGGGAGCGCCGGCCCCATCAGGATGTGATCGTGGTGGGCGCCGGCGCGGCCGGCCTGGCCGCAGCCGAAGCGCTGGGGCGGGCCGGCCTTTCTGTGTGGTTGCTGGAGGCCCGCGATCGGATCGGCGGCCGCATTCGCACCTGGCGCGATCCGATTTTCCCCGTGCCCGTGGAGCTGGGAGCCGAATTCGTACACGGTCGCCCGGCCGTCACCCTGCAATGGCTCCGGCGGGCCGGCATCGGCCTGATTCGCGTTCCGGAAGTGCACGGGCTGTTTCTGGACGGGCGGATGCAGGCGATCGACCTGCTCCAGACGCTTCGCCCCATGCTGGAGCGGCTGCCGGATCCGAAAGCCCCGGATCGCGCCTTTTCCACTTTTCTGGAACAGGACCTGTCCGGCGACGAGCTGATCGCCACGCGGGCAATGGCCCGCATCGTGGCCGAGGGCTTCGAAGCGGCCGATTCCGAGCAGCTCAGCGTGCAGGCGCTGGCCGAGGACTGGCGTCTGCGTGGCGACGAGGCCGACGATTACCCGCAGTTTCGTCCGCTGGGGGGATACGACCGGCTGGTCGCGGCGCTGTACCGCAGTCTCGACCCCGAACGGGTGCATGTGTATCTGCAGACGATCGTCCACACGGTGCGCTGGGAGCCCGGACATGTCGAGGTCGAGGCACAACAGGCGGGAAAAAAGCGCCGCTTTCGCGCGCGGGCACTGGTGCTGACCGTGCCGCTCCCGCTCCTCCGGGACGAGGGTGAATTTGCACTTCGGTTCGACCCACCGCTTCCCGAACGCTGGCGCACGGCGCTGGCGCAACTGGGCATGGGAGCGGCCGTGCGCGTCAACCTGTGCTTTCGGGAAGCCTTCTGGGAGCGCAACGCATCGTTCCGGGAACTGGCCTTCGTGCACGCCCCGGACGAAAGCTTTACCACGATCTGGCATCCGCTGCCGCTGCATGTGCCGGTGCTGTTGGCATGGGCCGGGGGACCGGCCGCCTGGCGGCTGCACGACTGGCCGGCCGAGGAGATCATTCAGGAAGCGCTGCGCACGATCGGTCGCATCTCTGGCGTGCGTGATCCGGGCCGATACCTGATCGGCGCCTGCCTGCACGACTGGCAGCGCGATCCGTTCGCGCAGGGGGCCTACAGCTACGTGCGTCCGGGTGGACTCGAAGCGCGCCGAACCCTGTGCCGGCCTATCGAGGATACCATCTTCCTGGCCGGCGAGGCCACCGATCTCGAGGAATCGGCCACCGTGGCGGGCGCCCTCCAGAGCGGCTATCGGGCTGCCCGGGATCTGCTGACAGCACTTGCCGGCGAGCCGGTCACGGTGCCGTCAGACTGA
- the xth gene encoding exodeoxyribonuclease III, whose protein sequence is MIVATWNVNSIRARLERVLQWLDRTEPDIVCLQETKVVDADFPADPFRERGYELAVFGQKAYNGVAILSRLPLQDVRRGLDGEQEARFLQARCGDRLVVCSVYVPNGGTVGSEAWDYKLRWLDRLRAYLERAASPETPLLLAGDFNVAPEPRDVAFPEAWADSVLFHEAVRAAFRKLIDWGLVDLIRLHHEGPGPFTWWDYRNLAFPRGDGLRIDHLLATPPVAACCTEAGVHREERKGKKPSDHAPVWARLDL, encoded by the coding sequence ATGATCGTCGCTACCTGGAACGTCAATTCGATCCGCGCCCGCCTGGAGCGGGTGCTGCAGTGGCTGGATCGTACGGAACCCGACATTGTGTGCCTGCAGGAGACCAAAGTCGTTGATGCCGACTTTCCGGCCGATCCGTTTCGCGAACGTGGCTACGAGCTGGCCGTCTTCGGCCAGAAAGCTTATAACGGCGTGGCCATCCTGAGTCGGCTGCCCCTGCAGGACGTGCGGCGCGGCCTCGACGGCGAGCAGGAAGCCCGCTTCCTGCAGGCGCGGTGCGGCGACCGACTCGTCGTCTGCAGCGTCTACGTGCCCAACGGTGGGACCGTCGGGTCCGAGGCCTGGGACTACAAGCTGCGCTGGCTCGACCGCCTGCGGGCTTACCTGGAGCGAGCGGCTTCGCCCGAGACGCCACTGTTGCTGGCCGGCGACTTCAACGTGGCGCCGGAGCCCCGCGATGTCGCCTTTCCCGAAGCCTGGGCCGACAGCGTGCTCTTTCACGAAGCGGTACGGGCGGCTTTCCGCAAACTGATCGACTGGGGCCTGGTCGATCTGATCCGGCTTCATCACGAAGGTCCGGGCCCGTTCACCTGGTGGGACTATCGCAACCTGGCCTTCCCCCGGGGCGACGGGCTCCGGATCGACCACCTGCTGGCGACGCCTCCGGTAGCCGCCTGCTGCACGGAAGCCGGCGTGCATCGGGAAGAACGCAAGGGGAAAAAGCCCTCGGATCATGCGCCCGTCTGGGCCCGGCTGGACCTGTAA
- the ispE gene encoding 4-(cytidine 5'-diphospho)-2-C-methyl-D-erythritol kinase, protein MLSTSLTELAPAKINLGLRVLRRRPDGYHDIETVLLRIPWADRLAWTPADSFIFTCSDPSLPTDERNLCVQAARRLAELLRRPPTGWLHLDKRVPYGAGLGSGSSDAAATLRLLLRAWNQSLASDVLHGLAAALGSDVPFFLLPAPSALATGRGERLQPLSGYRFPFYLAVVVPPLHIATAAAYRLVQPCDGRTPSLVELVCTNDPERWRQALVNDFEAPLFARYPELAALKQWLLEAGAVYAALSGSGSALFGVFTESEAARRVAEEARARGLRSWHGQPENAS, encoded by the coding sequence TTGTTGTCAACAAGCCTGACAGAACTCGCGCCAGCCAAGATCAATCTGGGACTCCGGGTGCTTCGACGCCGGCCGGACGGCTATCACGACATCGAAACCGTGCTGCTGCGCATTCCCTGGGCCGACCGACTGGCGTGGACGCCCGCCGACTCCTTCATATTTACCTGCTCCGATCCGTCGCTGCCCACCGACGAGCGCAACCTGTGCGTGCAGGCCGCCCGGCGCCTGGCCGAACTGCTGCGGCGACCGCCGACGGGATGGCTACATTTGGACAAACGGGTACCCTACGGAGCTGGACTGGGCAGCGGCTCGAGCGATGCGGCCGCTACCCTGCGGTTGCTGCTGCGTGCCTGGAATCAGTCGCTGGCGTCGGACGTGCTGCACGGGCTGGCCGCAGCGCTGGGCTCGGACGTGCCGTTTTTTCTGCTTCCGGCTCCGTCCGCGCTGGCCACCGGACGTGGCGAACGGCTGCAGCCGCTTTCCGGGTATCGCTTCCCCTTCTACCTGGCCGTGGTGGTGCCGCCGCTTCACATCGCCACGGCTGCAGCGTACCGGCTGGTGCAGCCTTGCGACGGCCGCACGCCGTCCCTCGTGGAGCTGGTGTGCACCAACGACCCGGAACGCTGGCGACAGGCGCTCGTGAACGACTTCGAGGCGCCGCTGTTTGCCCGCTATCCGGAGTTGGCCGCCCTGAAGCAGTGGCTGCTGGAGGCCGGGGCCGTCTATGCGGCGCTCTCCGGATCGGGCTCGGCACTGTTCGGTGTCTTCACCGAATCGGAGGCTGCGCGGCGGGTGGCCGAGGAAGCCCGCGCACGCGGTCTGCGTAGCTGGCATGGACAACCCGAAAATGCGTCATGA
- a CDS encoding RsmB/NOP family class I SAM-dependent RNA methyltransferase: MELPTAFIRYRPIVDDWEAFVAALRRPLPVCVWTNTLRTTPEQVKAALEAEGLKPEPLAWRSDAFRLPPDSQPGNRLAYVLGHYHVQEEVSLLPVPLLDPQPGERVLDLCAAPGGKTAQIAVRMQNRGTVVANDRNPLRLRQLSGTIERLGLLNVTTTLHDGADYPLESGPFDRVLVDVPCSCEGNFRKDQQVADAFAGAPELCGLQTALLHRAVTLCHPGGRIVYATCTFAPEENELVVDTVLQRWGEALRLLPARLEGFRGAPGLTEWNGRRLHPSLELALRVWPHLNDTGGFFVAVLERQA, from the coding sequence ATGGAGCTGCCCACCGCGTTCATCCGATATCGGCCCATTGTGGACGACTGGGAAGCGTTTGTGGCGGCGCTCCGGCGGCCGCTGCCGGTGTGCGTGTGGACCAACACGCTGCGCACCACGCCCGAACAGGTGAAAGCCGCGCTGGAGGCCGAAGGGCTGAAGCCGGAGCCGCTTGCCTGGCGCTCTGATGCTTTTCGGCTGCCGCCCGACAGCCAGCCCGGCAACCGCTTGGCCTACGTGCTGGGACACTACCACGTGCAGGAAGAGGTCTCGCTGCTGCCGGTGCCGCTGCTCGACCCGCAACCCGGCGAGCGTGTGCTGGACCTCTGCGCGGCCCCCGGTGGCAAAACGGCCCAGATCGCCGTCCGCATGCAGAACCGGGGTACGGTCGTGGCCAACGACCGCAACCCGCTGCGCCTGCGTCAGCTCTCGGGCACGATCGAGCGCCTGGGGCTGCTGAACGTCACTACCACACTGCACGACGGGGCCGACTATCCTCTGGAGAGCGGTCCGTTCGATCGCGTGCTGGTCGATGTGCCCTGTTCCTGCGAGGGGAATTTCCGGAAGGATCAGCAGGTAGCCGATGCGTTTGCCGGGGCACCGGAACTCTGCGGGTTGCAGACGGCGCTACTACACCGGGCCGTGACGCTGTGCCACCCGGGCGGCCGCATCGTCTACGCTACATGCACGTTCGCCCCTGAAGAGAACGAACTGGTTGTCGATACCGTACTCCAGCGCTGGGGCGAAGCCCTGCGACTATTGCCGGCCCGTCTCGAAGGCTTCCGGGGTGCGCCGGGCCTCACCGAATGGAACGGCCGGCGCCTGCATCCTTCGCTGGAGCTGGCGCTGCGCGTCTGGCCGCACCTGAACGACACGGGTGGTTTCTTTGTAGCCGTACTCGAACGACAGGCCTGA
- a CDS encoding DUF4880 domain-containing protein — translation MAPTVSWQNLVDYLAGEASEAVQQRVEQWLEADAQHRALFRSLQQLWDAVAAPDEEDPAWLAAQWRALLEKMRVRGLSLPEMPARKAEPRCRCS, via the coding sequence GTGGCGCCTACGGTTAGCTGGCAAAATCTGGTGGATTACCTGGCCGGCGAGGCTTCGGAAGCCGTGCAGCAGCGCGTCGAACAATGGCTGGAGGCCGACGCACAGCACCGGGCGCTGTTTCGGTCGCTGCAGCAGCTCTGGGATGCTGTAGCGGCTCCGGATGAAGAGGATCCGGCCTGGTTGGCGGCACAGTGGCGGGCGCTGCTGGAAAAAATGCGCGTCCGTGGCCTGTCCCTTCCGGAGATGCCCGCCCGGAAAGCTGAACCACGATGCCGGTGCTCGTAG